In the genome of Ensifer adhaerens, one region contains:
- a CDS encoding Uncharacterized conserved protein, heparinase superfamily, with translation MAPFGRKILSTLYMRSGVRQVHQAANGGVFRFRQTFRKAPEKLLVAPTDLRASDPFIAEEIFNGRFTLAGRTLDAGDESVFDLDPPSPDFQTRLHSFVWLRDFRATKSDKHYQRAQEIAQDWIARHRWPDESPVWRPQTAALRLMSWLSHSPVILKSAQLGFYRRFLKSIGMHVDYLRSVAPTAGDGMEIMRIRIALAMSSLSLPTTLAAVQRAGANLDRELDRQVLPDGGHVSRNPRAILDLLMELLPLRQTYVNLGYEMPSRLIPAIDRMFPALRFFRHQSGELSLFNGATATLATELVAVLRYDESAGQPFRAMPYMRYQRIGTSSTAIIVDTGYPITQETSTHAHAGCLSFELSSGGHRLVVNSGSPLYGPEDYRQLARSTAAHSTVTLNDTSSHSFGRLSDLGTVVTGGVSRVEATRKEDPQGEILVASHDGYLDKFGLYHERSIQLHPSGTIIRGTDRFMGKGGAEPPENCGFEATARFHIHPSIQIRPVDENEVLLVAPDAQTWSFTCIDAKIDVAEDVFFADSSGIRGSRQLEIQFNVGKLPEIGWRLEQKGRLKAR, from the coding sequence ATGGCGCCATTCGGCCGCAAAATCCTGTCTACCCTCTACATGAGGAGCGGCGTCCGCCAAGTCCATCAGGCGGCAAACGGCGGCGTGTTTCGTTTTCGCCAGACCTTCAGAAAGGCGCCGGAGAAGCTTCTTGTCGCACCGACGGATCTGCGGGCATCCGATCCGTTCATTGCCGAGGAAATATTCAACGGCCGCTTCACGCTGGCTGGCCGAACGCTGGATGCGGGCGACGAATCGGTCTTTGACCTCGACCCGCCCTCGCCCGACTTTCAGACGCGCCTGCATTCCTTCGTCTGGCTGAGGGACTTTCGGGCGACGAAGAGCGACAAGCATTATCAGCGCGCGCAGGAAATCGCGCAGGATTGGATCGCCCGCCACCGCTGGCCGGACGAAAGCCCGGTGTGGCGACCGCAGACCGCCGCGCTTCGGCTGATGTCCTGGCTGTCGCATTCGCCCGTCATACTCAAATCCGCGCAGCTCGGCTTCTATCGGCGCTTCCTGAAGAGCATCGGCATGCATGTCGATTATCTGCGCTCGGTAGCCCCGACGGCGGGCGATGGCATGGAGATCATGCGTATCCGCATCGCGCTTGCCATGTCGAGCCTCTCTTTGCCCACCACGCTGGCAGCGGTCCAGCGCGCCGGGGCCAATCTCGACCGGGAGCTCGATCGCCAGGTGCTGCCTGATGGTGGCCATGTCTCGCGCAATCCGCGCGCGATTCTCGATCTCCTGATGGAACTGCTGCCGCTCAGGCAGACCTACGTGAACCTCGGCTACGAGATGCCGTCGCGGCTCATCCCTGCGATCGACCGGATGTTTCCGGCCCTGCGCTTCTTCCGTCACCAGAGCGGAGAGCTGAGCCTTTTCAACGGAGCGACCGCAACGCTTGCCACCGAACTCGTTGCCGTGCTGCGCTATGACGAATCCGCCGGACAGCCTTTCCGTGCCATGCCCTATATGCGCTACCAGCGCATCGGCACGAGCAGCACGGCGATCATCGTCGATACCGGCTATCCGATCACGCAGGAGACATCGACCCATGCCCATGCGGGCTGCCTCTCCTTTGAGCTGTCGTCCGGCGGGCACCGGCTGGTCGTCAATTCCGGCTCTCCGCTTTACGGGCCGGAAGACTATCGGCAGCTCGCCCGTTCCACCGCAGCGCATTCGACGGTGACGCTGAACGACACGTCCTCGCACAGCTTCGGCCGTCTGTCGGATCTCGGCACGGTCGTGACCGGCGGCGTGAGCCGTGTTGAAGCCACGCGCAAGGAGGATCCCCAAGGCGAAATCCTTGTCGCCAGCCATGACGGCTATCTCGACAAGTTCGGTCTCTACCACGAGCGCAGCATCCAGCTTCATCCGAGCGGCACGATCATCCGCGGCACGGATCGTTTCATGGGCAAGGGCGGTGCTGAGCCCCCCGAGAATTGCGGTTTTGAGGCGACGGCACGCTTTCACATCCATCCGTCGATCCAGATCCGCCCCGTTGACGAAAACGAGGTTCTTTTGGTCGCTCCCGATGCGCAGACCTGGTCCTTCACCTGCATCGATGCCAAGATCGACGTGGCTGAAGATGTATTCTTCGCCGATTCCTCCGGCATTCGCGGTTCACGCCAGCTCGAGATCCAGTTCAATGTGGGGAAATTGCCGGAAATCGGCTGGCGGCTGGAGCAAAAGGGGCGCTTAAAAGCCCGATAA
- a CDS encoding phosphoribosylaminoimidazolecarboxamide formyltransferase / IMP cyclohydrolase, with the protein MAVVSKKIPAPDKVRIKTALLSVSDKTGIIELARALVEQGVALVSTGGTHKAIADAGLAVKDVSELTGFPEIMDGRVKTLHPSVHGGLLAIRDDEEHKAAMAAHGIVDIDLAVINLYPFEEVHSKGGDYPTTVENIDIGGPAMIRASAKNHAYVTVITNPADYDALIGELKSNAGSTSYDFRRKMAAAAYARTAAYDAAISNWFADELNLGMMRHRAIGGVLKEEMRYGENPHQAAGFYITGENRPGVATAALLQGKQLSYNNINDTDAAYELVAEFRPEQGPACAIIKHANPCGVATGPSLADAYRRALACDSTSAFGGIIALNQELDAETAQEIVKLFTEVIIAPSISDEAKAIIAAKPNLRLLSAGGLPDPRKGGITAKTVSGGLLVQSRDNAMVEDMALKVVTKRAPSAQELEDMKFAFRVAKHVKSNAVVYAKDGQTAGIGAGQMSRIDSARIAAIKAEEAAKAAGWAEPMTKGSAVASEAFLPFPDSLLSMVAAGATALIQPGGSIKDADVIAAADEAGVAMVFTGMRHFRH; encoded by the coding sequence ATGGCTGTCGTTTCCAAGAAAATCCCCGCTCCCGACAAGGTCCGCATCAAGACCGCGCTCCTGTCCGTCTCCGACAAGACCGGTATTATCGAGCTGGCCAGGGCACTTGTCGAACAGGGTGTCGCGCTTGTTTCCACGGGCGGCACGCACAAGGCGATTGCCGATGCGGGTCTGGCAGTGAAGGATGTTTCAGAACTCACCGGCTTCCCGGAAATCATGGACGGCCGCGTCAAGACGCTGCATCCCTCGGTTCATGGCGGCCTGCTCGCCATCCGTGACGACGAGGAGCACAAGGCGGCGATGGCCGCTCACGGTATCGTTGATATCGATCTTGCCGTCATCAATCTCTATCCGTTCGAAGAGGTTCACTCAAAGGGTGGCGATTATCCGACCACTGTCGAGAATATCGATATCGGCGGCCCGGCCATGATCCGCGCCTCGGCCAAGAACCACGCCTATGTCACCGTGATCACCAATCCGGCCGACTACGACGCGCTGATTGGCGAATTGAAGTCGAATGCCGGTTCGACCTCCTATGATTTCCGACGCAAGATGGCGGCCGCCGCCTACGCGCGCACGGCTGCTTACGATGCGGCAATTTCCAACTGGTTTGCCGACGAACTGAACCTCGGCATGATGCGCCATCGCGCCATCGGCGGCGTTCTCAAGGAAGAGATGCGCTACGGCGAAAACCCGCATCAGGCGGCGGGTTTCTACATTACCGGAGAAAACCGCCCCGGTGTCGCCACTGCTGCCCTGCTCCAAGGCAAGCAGCTTTCCTATAACAATATCAATGACACAGATGCGGCGTACGAACTGGTCGCGGAGTTCCGGCCCGAACAGGGCCCGGCCTGCGCCATCATCAAGCATGCCAATCCGTGCGGCGTCGCCACCGGTCCAAGCCTCGCGGATGCCTATCGCCGGGCGCTGGCCTGCGATAGCACGTCCGCCTTCGGCGGTATCATCGCGCTGAACCAGGAACTGGACGCGGAAACCGCCCAGGAGATCGTCAAGCTCTTCACGGAGGTGATCATCGCGCCGTCGATCAGTGATGAGGCCAAGGCGATCATTGCGGCCAAGCCGAACCTGAGGCTGCTTTCGGCTGGCGGTCTGCCGGATCCGCGCAAGGGCGGGATCACGGCGAAGACCGTCTCCGGCGGTCTGCTTGTCCAGTCGCGCGACAATGCCATGGTCGAGGACATGGCGCTCAAAGTCGTGACCAAGCGCGCGCCGAGCGCGCAGGAACTGGAAGACATGAAGTTCGCCTTCCGTGTCGCCAAGCATGTGAAGTCGAATGCCGTCGTCTACGCCAAGGACGGCCAGACGGCGGGCATCGGCGCCGGCCAGATGAGCCGTATCGATTCCGCCCGTATCGCCGCCATCAAGGCCGAAGAGGCCGCCAAGGCTGCCGGTTGGGCCGAGCCGATGACGAAGGGTTCTGCGGTCGCTTCCGAGGCCTTCCTGCCCTTCCCGGACAGCTTGCTCTCCATGGTCGCGGCCGGTGCCACGGCGCTGATCCAGCCGGGCGGCTCGATCAAGGATGCGGACGTAATTGCGGCTGCCGACGAGGCGGGCGTCGCCATGGTCTTCACAGGAATGCGGCACTTCCGCCATTGA
- a CDS encoding histidinol-phosphate aminotransferase has protein sequence MSKYWSPIVSTLKPYVAGEQPRIPNLVKLNTNENPYGPSPKALEAISHASDERLRLYPDPIALELREAIARLHGVDAGEVFVGNGSDEVLAHTFMGLLNHEGPLLYPDITYSFYPVYSQLYGIETRQVPLDDDFGIRLSDYDQPCGAIILPNPNAPTGIALPFADIEALVAAHPDQPVVIDEAYVDFGGKTAVPLTRKYPNLLVVQTFSKSRSLAGMRVGFAIGQRPLIDALERVKDSFNSYPLDKLAQVAAKAAIEDVEWFETCRERIIASRTRVISGLEQRGFRVLPSLANFVFATHPDFAGADLATKLRERAVLVRHFAKPRIDPFLRISIGTEEECDRLIHALDDILAGG, from the coding sequence ATGAGCAAATATTGGTCACCCATCGTCTCGACGCTGAAGCCCTATGTGGCGGGCGAGCAGCCACGCATTCCCAATCTGGTGAAGCTGAACACCAATGAGAACCCCTATGGCCCCTCGCCCAAGGCGCTGGAAGCGATCAGCCACGCCTCCGACGAGCGCCTGCGGCTTTATCCCGATCCGATCGCGCTGGAACTGCGGGAAGCCATTGCCCGACTGCACGGCGTGGATGCCGGCGAAGTCTTCGTTGGCAATGGCTCGGACGAGGTTCTGGCGCATACGTTCATGGGCCTCCTGAACCACGAAGGGCCGCTTCTCTATCCGGACATCACCTACAGCTTCTATCCGGTTTACAGCCAGCTTTACGGTATCGAAACGCGGCAGGTGCCTCTGGACGACGATTTCGGAATCCGGCTATCGGATTACGACCAGCCCTGCGGCGCGATCATCCTGCCCAACCCGAATGCCCCGACCGGCATCGCCCTGCCGTTTGCCGATATCGAGGCACTCGTTGCCGCCCATCCGGACCAGCCGGTGGTGATCGACGAGGCCTATGTCGATTTCGGCGGCAAGACTGCTGTACCGCTGACCCGCAAATATCCGAACCTGCTGGTCGTGCAGACCTTCTCCAAGTCTCGCTCGCTTGCCGGCATGCGCGTCGGCTTCGCCATCGGCCAGCGCCCGCTGATCGATGCGCTGGAACGCGTCAAGGACAGCTTCAATTCCTATCCACTCGACAAGCTCGCCCAGGTCGCCGCCAAGGCTGCCATTGAAGATGTGGAATGGTTCGAGACCTGCCGCGAACGCATCATCGCCAGCCGCACCCGGGTTATCTCGGGGCTGGAGCAGCGCGGCTTCCGCGTTCTGCCGTCGCTGGCCAATTTCGTCTTCGCCACCCATCCGGATTTCGCCGGCGCGGATCTGGCCACGAAACTCCGCGAGCGCGCTGTCCTCGTCCGCCATTTTGCCAAGCCGCGGATCGATCCCTTCCTTCGCATCTCGATCGGGACAGAAGAAGAATGCGACCGGCTTATTCACGCACTCGACGACATTCTCGCAGGTGGTTAA
- a CDS encoding farnesyl diphosphate synthase has product MTDQDANFDERLSNAAHSVQAMLTTLLDSETLSEETARPERLMAAMRHGVLNGGKRMRPFFVLETARLFDGPAHAALRVAAALECVHCYSLIHDDLPAMDNDDTRRGQPTVHKAFDDATAILAGDALLTYAFDILADEATEIASTAKVKLMLKLARASGLGGMAGGQMLDLQAETSTPDETGIITLQAMKTGALIRFACEAGPILAGASENDLRRLTDYGRKIGLAFQLADDLLDLTADSATLGKAAGKDAAKGKGTLPALHGIDWTRTRLAALVEEAEALLSPYGEKAAVLKAAARFVANRKN; this is encoded by the coding sequence ATGACCGACCAAGACGCCAATTTCGATGAACGGCTGAGCAATGCCGCACATTCCGTGCAGGCAATGCTGACCACACTCCTCGACTCCGAGACGCTGTCCGAGGAGACCGCGCGCCCCGAGCGCCTGATGGCAGCAATGCGGCACGGCGTCCTGAACGGCGGCAAGCGTATGCGACCCTTCTTCGTTCTCGAGACGGCCAGGCTCTTCGACGGGCCCGCGCACGCCGCGCTGCGCGTCGCAGCGGCACTTGAATGCGTCCATTGCTATTCGCTGATCCATGACGATCTGCCAGCGATGGATAACGACGACACCCGCCGCGGCCAGCCGACCGTCCACAAGGCTTTTGATGACGCCACCGCCATCCTGGCCGGGGATGCGTTGCTGACCTATGCCTTTGACATCCTGGCCGACGAAGCGACCGAAATTGCCTCAACGGCGAAGGTAAAGCTGATGCTGAAGCTTGCCCGCGCCTCAGGCCTCGGCGGCATGGCGGGCGGACAGATGCTGGACCTTCAGGCAGAGACAAGCACACCGGACGAGACGGGCATTATCACGCTGCAGGCCATGAAGACGGGCGCGCTCATCCGATTTGCCTGCGAAGCAGGACCCATCCTCGCAGGCGCTTCGGAAAACGATCTGCGGAGGCTGACAGACTATGGGCGCAAGATCGGGCTTGCCTTCCAGCTGGCCGACGATCTTCTCGACCTCACCGCCGACAGCGCCACACTCGGCAAAGCCGCCGGCAAGGATGCCGCCAAGGGAAAAGGCACGCTGCCCGCACTCCATGGCATTGACTGGACCCGCACGCGCTTGGCCGCTCTTGTCGAGGAGGCCGAGGCCCTCTTGTCTCCCTACGGCGAAAAGGCGGCCGTGCTGAAAGCCGCCGCCCGCTTCGTCGCAAACCGGAAAAACTGA
- a CDS encoding monofunctional biosynthetic peptidoglycan transglycosylase gives MGMMEDEIPAPLESERQEAEVRGRKRLIDWIWPRGPLWLRVLRILFVILLLPYALILVYWPPFMHPVSTLMLSDLALFKGYDRRWVDLDQIAPVLVKSVMMSEDGQFCSHYGVDLVQMKGVIDDALKGEETRGASTIPMQTVKNLYLFNGRSFIRKGLELPLAIATDFVWSKARIMEVYLNVAEWGPGIYGIEAAARTYFKVPAAKLTASQAALLAAALPNPYVRVPNRPSRGMRAIAGIIARRAARSGEYVRCIYP, from the coding sequence ATGGGGATGATGGAAGATGAAATCCCGGCACCGCTCGAGAGCGAACGCCAAGAGGCAGAGGTGAGAGGCCGCAAGCGACTGATCGACTGGATCTGGCCGCGCGGCCCGCTCTGGCTTCGCGTGCTGCGGATCCTTTTTGTCATTCTGCTTTTGCCCTATGCGCTCATCCTCGTTTACTGGCCGCCCTTCATGCATCCTGTTTCGACGCTGATGCTGTCCGATCTGGCGCTGTTCAAGGGCTATGACCGGCGTTGGGTGGATCTGGACCAGATCGCGCCTGTGCTGGTGAAATCGGTGATGATGTCCGAGGATGGACAGTTCTGTAGCCACTATGGTGTCGATCTCGTGCAGATGAAGGGTGTCATCGATGATGCGCTCAAGGGGGAGGAGACGCGTGGCGCGAGCACGATCCCGATGCAGACGGTCAAGAACCTCTACCTCTTCAACGGTCGGTCCTTCATACGCAAGGGGCTGGAATTGCCTTTGGCCATCGCTACGGATTTCGTCTGGTCGAAGGCGCGGATCATGGAAGTCTATCTCAACGTTGCCGAATGGGGGCCGGGCATTTACGGGATAGAGGCGGCTGCACGGACCTATTTCAAGGTGCCCGCCGCGAAGCTTACGGCGAGCCAGGCCGCGCTTCTGGCTGCGGCCCTGCCAAATCCCTATGTTCGGGTGCCCAACCGGCCCTCGCGCGGTATGCGGGCGATTGCGGGTATCATTGCCCGCAGAGCCGCTCGCTCGGGCGAATATGTGCGCTGCATCTATCCATGA
- a CDS encoding LSU ribosomal protein L32P, whose protein sequence is MAVPKRKTSPSKRGMRRSADALKAATYVEDKNSGELRRPHHIDLKTGMYRGRQVLTPKESA, encoded by the coding sequence ATGGCTGTTCCGAAAAGAAAAACTTCCCCGTCCAAGCGCGGCATGCGCCGTTCGGCCGATGCGCTGAAGGCTGCGACCTACGTTGAAGACAAGAATTCCGGCGAACTTCGCCGTCCGCACCACATCGACCTGAAGACCGGCATGTACCGTGGTCGTCAGGTTCTGACGCCGAAGGAAAGCGCATAA
- a CDS encoding pyruvate carboxylase, whose protein sequence is MTISKILVANRSEIAIRVFRAANELGIKTVAIWAEEDKLALHRFKADESYQVGRGPHLERDLGPIESYLSIDEIIRVAKLSGADAIHPGYGLLSESPEFAEACAENGIIFIGPKPETMRQLGNKVAARNLAISIGVPVVPATDPLPDNDEEIKRLAEEIGYPVMLKASWGGGGRGMRAIRDPKELLREVNEGKREAKAAFGKDEVYLEKLVERARHVESQVLGDTHGNVVHLFERDCSIQRRNQKVVERAPAPYLTAEQRAELASYSLRIAEATNYIGAGTVEYLMDADTGKFYFIEVNPRIQVEHTVTEQVTGIDIVKAQIHILDGFAIGTPESGVPAQENIRLNGHALQCRITTEDPEQNFIPDYGRITAYRGATGFGIRLDGGTAYSGAVITRYYDPLLEKVTAWAPNPEEAIHRMERALREFRIRGVATNLTFLEAIIGHPKFRDNSYTTRFIDTTPELFQQVKRQDRATKLLTYLADVTVNGHPEAKGRARPPEDAAAPILPFIDGAVPDGTKQLLDKLGPKAFGEWMRAEKRVLMTDTTMRDGHQSLLATRMRTYDIARIAGTYARALPNLLSLECWGGATFDVSMRFLTEDPWERLSLIREGAPNLLLQMLLRGANGVGYKNYPDNVVKHFVKQASAGGIDLFRVFDCLNWVENMRVSMDAVAEENKLCEAAICYTGDILSSARPKYDLKYYVELARELERAGAHIIALKDMAGLLKPAAATMLFKALREATDLPIHFHTHDTSGIAAATVLAAVDAGVDAVDAAMDSLSGNTSQPCLGSIVEALKGGERDPGLDTSWIRRISFYWEAVRNQYAAFESDLKGPASEVYLHEMPGGQFTNLKEQARSLGLETRWHEVAQAYADANRMFGDIVKVTPSSKVVGDMALMMVSQDLTVADVENPAKDVSFPDSVVSMLKGDLGQPPGGWPEVLQKKALKGDAAYTVRPGSLLEDADLAVERKAIEEKLEREISEFEFASYLMYPKVFTDFAAASELYGPVSTLPTPAYFYGLPVGEELFVDIEKGKTLVILNQAQGATDEKGMVTVFFELNGQPRRIKVPDRVHGASGGAIRRKAEAGNAAHLGAPMPGVISTVAVSSGQTVKAGDVLLSIEAMKMETALHAEKDGTIAEVLVRTGDQIDAKDLLIVYGA, encoded by the coding sequence TTGACGATTTCCAAAATTCTCGTCGCAAACCGTTCTGAAATCGCAATTCGCGTTTTCCGCGCTGCAAACGAACTCGGCATCAAGACCGTGGCGATCTGGGCGGAAGAAGACAAACTGGCGCTTCACCGCTTCAAGGCGGACGAGAGCTATCAGGTCGGCCGAGGCCCCCATCTGGAGCGCGATCTCGGTCCGATCGAAAGCTATCTTTCGATCGACGAAATTATCCGCGTGGCCAAGCTTTCAGGCGCCGACGCCATCCACCCCGGCTACGGCCTGCTTTCTGAAAGTCCGGAATTCGCCGAGGCCTGCGCCGAAAACGGCATTATATTCATCGGCCCCAAGCCGGAAACCATGCGCCAGCTCGGCAACAAGGTCGCCGCCCGCAACCTGGCGATTTCCATCGGCGTTCCGGTTGTCCCGGCCACCGACCCGCTGCCGGACAATGACGAGGAAATCAAACGGCTCGCCGAAGAGATCGGCTACCCGGTCATGCTCAAGGCATCCTGGGGCGGTGGCGGCCGCGGTATGCGCGCCATCCGCGACCCCAAGGAACTGCTGCGCGAAGTCAACGAAGGCAAGCGCGAAGCCAAGGCCGCCTTCGGCAAGGACGAGGTCTATCTGGAAAAGCTCGTCGAACGCGCCCGCCACGTCGAAAGCCAGGTTCTCGGCGACACGCATGGCAATGTCGTCCATCTTTTCGAGCGCGACTGCTCAATCCAGCGGCGTAACCAGAAGGTCGTCGAACGCGCCCCGGCACCCTATCTGACGGCCGAACAGCGCGCGGAGCTCGCCTCCTATTCGCTGCGCATCGCCGAAGCCACGAACTATATCGGCGCCGGCACGGTCGAATATCTGATGGATGCCGATACCGGCAAATTCTACTTCATCGAAGTCAACCCGCGCATTCAGGTCGAGCATACCGTGACCGAACAGGTGACGGGCATCGATATCGTCAAGGCACAGATCCACATTCTGGACGGCTTTGCCATCGGCACGCCGGAATCGGGCGTGCCTGCGCAGGAAAACATTCGCCTCAACGGTCATGCCCTCCAGTGCCGCATCACCACGGAAGACCCGGAACAGAACTTCATTCCGGACTATGGCCGAATCACCGCCTATCGCGGCGCAACGGGCTTCGGCATTCGTCTGGACGGCGGTACGGCCTATTCGGGCGCAGTCATCACCCGCTATTACGATCCGCTGCTGGAAAAGGTGACCGCCTGGGCGCCGAACCCGGAAGAAGCAATTCACCGCATGGAGCGCGCGCTACGCGAGTTCCGTATTCGCGGTGTGGCCACCAACCTCACCTTCCTCGAAGCCATCATCGGCCACCCGAAATTCCGCGACAACAGCTATACGACGCGCTTCATCGACACGACGCCGGAACTCTTCCAGCAGGTCAAGCGTCAGGACCGCGCCACCAAGCTGCTGACCTATCTTGCCGACGTGACCGTCAACGGACACCCGGAAGCCAAGGGCCGCGCCCGCCCGCCGGAAGATGCCGCAGCCCCCATCCTGCCCTTCATAGACGGCGCTGTCCCGGACGGCACGAAGCAGCTGCTCGACAAGCTCGGTCCGAAGGCCTTCGGCGAATGGATGCGCGCAGAAAAGCGCGTGCTGATGACCGATACCACCATGCGCGACGGCCACCAGTCGCTGCTCGCCACCCGCATGCGCACCTATGACATTGCGCGCATTGCCGGCACCTATGCCCGTGCCCTGCCGAACCTTCTGTCGCTGGAATGCTGGGGCGGCGCGACCTTCGACGTCTCGATGCGCTTCCTCACCGAAGATCCTTGGGAGCGTCTGTCGCTCATCCGCGAAGGGGCGCCCAACCTGCTCCTCCAGATGCTGCTGCGCGGCGCCAACGGCGTGGGCTACAAGAACTATCCCGACAATGTGGTGAAGCACTTCGTCAAGCAGGCCTCCGCCGGCGGCATCGACCTCTTCCGCGTCTTCGACTGCTTGAACTGGGTCGAAAACATGCGCGTCTCGATGGACGCCGTCGCCGAAGAGAACAAGCTCTGCGAAGCTGCGATCTGCTACACGGGCGATATCCTGAGCTCGGCGCGTCCGAAATATGACCTGAAATACTATGTCGAGCTCGCTCGCGAGCTGGAGCGTGCTGGCGCACACATCATCGCACTCAAAGACATGGCCGGCCTCCTGAAGCCGGCAGCCGCCACCATGCTTTTCAAGGCGCTGCGCGAAGCAACCGACCTGCCGATCCACTTCCACACGCACGACACGTCCGGCATTGCCGCCGCGACCGTTCTGGCCGCGGTGGATGCTGGTGTCGATGCCGTCGATGCCGCCATGGATTCGCTGTCCGGCAATACCTCGCAGCCCTGCCTCGGCTCGATTGTCGAGGCGCTCAAGGGTGGCGAACGCGATCCGGGCCTCGACACGAGCTGGATCCGCCGCATCTCCTTCTACTGGGAAGCCGTGCGCAACCAGTATGCCGCCTTCGAAAGCGACCTCAAGGGTCCGGCTTCCGAAGTCTATCTCCACGAAATGCCGGGCGGCCAGTTCACCAATCTCAAGGAACAGGCCCGCTCGCTGGGTCTCGAAACCCGCTGGCATGAAGTGGCGCAGGCCTATGCCGACGCCAACCGCATGTTCGGCGACATCGTCAAGGTGACGCCCTCCTCCAAGGTCGTCGGCGACATGGCGCTCATGATGGTGAGCCAGGATCTCACAGTGGCGGATGTCGAGAATCCGGCCAAGGATGTTTCCTTCCCGGATTCGGTCGTCTCCATGCTCAAGGGTGATCTCGGTCAGCCTCCGGGCGGATGGCCGGAAGTTCTGCAGAAGAAGGCGCTGAAGGGCGATGCCGCCTATACGGTTCGCCCGGGCTCCCTGCTCGAAGACGCCGATTTGGCCGTCGAGCGGAAGGCGATCGAGGAGAAGCTGGAACGCGAGATCTCGGAATTCGAGTTCGCCTCCTATCTCATGTATCCGAAGGTCTTCACGGATTTCGCCGCCGCGTCTGAGCTCTACGGTCCGGTTTCGACGCTGCCGACACCAGCCTATTTCTACGGCCTGCCGGTCGGCGAGGAGCTGTTCGTCGATATCGAGAAGGGCAAGACTCTGGTCATCCTCAACCAGGCACAGGGCGCAACGGATGAAAAGGGGATGGTCACCGTCTTCTTCGAACTGAACGGCCAGCCGCGCCGCATCAAGGTGCCGGATCGCGTGCACGGCGCGTCCGGCGGCGCAATCCGTCGCAAGGCAGAAGCCGGTAATGCTGCCCATCTCGGCGCGCCGATGCCGGGCGTCATCTCGACGGTCGCCGTCTCCTCGGGCCAGACAGTCAAGGCCGGTGACGTGCTGCTGTCCATCGAAGCGATGAAGATGGAAACGGCGCTGCATGCGGAAAAGGACGGCACGATTGCCGAAGTTCTGGTCCGCACGGGCGACCAGATCGACGCCAAGGACCTGCTGATCGTTTACGGCGCCTGA
- a CDS encoding LuxR family transcriptional regulator — MSINAIVQFLVMGREHENPKTLIADFEHLLKQYRFQFYGVLIQPRPHQDPMTLVLAGKWPQKWPETYIANRFVLVDPTIRYLGRAAGAFRWKDARRALKSDPQKRRMDQMFKEAAKFGLEDGYIFPIHGRQGLMGNMTLGGLPVELTPVEVSLFEQVAKLMFMELSRFRAREQQSDETEEAPPEIKLTRRELEVLHFLAEGMTSQEIGKVLNLSSHTVDWYMNGIQEKLEARNRQHVVALAFRQGLVS, encoded by the coding sequence ATGAGTATCAATGCGATCGTGCAGTTCCTCGTCATGGGCCGGGAACACGAAAACCCGAAGACATTGATCGCCGATTTCGAGCACTTGCTGAAACAGTATCGCTTCCAATTTTATGGCGTGCTCATTCAGCCCCGTCCCCACCAGGACCCGATGACGCTCGTTCTGGCCGGCAAGTGGCCTCAGAAATGGCCTGAGACCTACATTGCCAACCGCTTTGTCCTCGTTGATCCGACGATACGCTACCTCGGACGGGCCGCCGGCGCCTTTCGCTGGAAGGACGCCAGAAGAGCGCTGAAATCCGATCCGCAGAAGCGACGAATGGATCAGATGTTCAAGGAAGCCGCGAAATTCGGCCTTGAGGATGGCTATATCTTTCCCATTCATGGCCGTCAGGGCCTGATGGGCAACATGACGCTCGGCGGACTTCCCGTCGAACTGACGCCTGTGGAAGTGTCTCTTTTCGAACAGGTCGCGAAGCTCATGTTCATGGAACTCTCGCGTTTCAGGGCCAGAGAGCAGCAATCCGACGAGACCGAGGAAGCCCCGCCCGAAATCAAGTTGACGCGGCGTGAGCTGGAAGTCCTGCATTTTCTGGCCGAAGGCATGACCTCGCAGGAAATCGGAAAGGTCTTGAACCTCTCCAGCCATACTGTCGACTGGTACATGAACGGCATTCAGGAGAAGCTGGAGGCGCGAAATCGCCAGCATGTTGTCGCATTGGCATTCCGCCAAGGCCTGGTCTCCTGA